AATTGCAAAATTTGACTAACCCACGTATGATTAATTCAGCATGTCCAAACTCCCGGAAAACACCCAAATGAGCGAGCAAACGGTAATGGCCCAGGCCGGCATCCTGGTTGTTGACGATAACCTGGCCAATTTACGCCTGTTGGCCAAAATGCTGGCCGAGCATGGCTATAAAATTCGGCCGGCCACCACCGGCCGCATGGCCCTGTCTGCCGCCCAAACCGAACCCCCCGACCTGATCCTGCTGGACATTATGATGCCGGAACTGGACGGCTATGAGGTGTGCGCCCAACTGAAGGCCAACGAGCGCACCCGCGACATCCCCATCATCTTTATCAGCGCCATGAGCGACGTGGCCGATAAAGTTAAGGCCTTTGCCGTGGGCGGCGTGGATTACATTCCCAAACCTTTTCAAGTGGCCGAGGTGCTGGCCCGGGTAGAAACGCACCTGGCCATGCACAGGCTGCAAAAAGAGCTGCAAGCCCAAAATGAAGCATTACAAAAAGAAAATTTAAGGCGGATGCGGGTGCAAGACGCCCTCCGCGAAAGCAGAGAACGCTACCGCCTGCTGGCCGAAAACTCCACCGATATGATCTCCACCCAAACCCCGCAGGGCGTTTATCGTTACGTGTCTCCGGCCTGCCGCACCTTGCTGGGCTACGAGATGGAAGAGATCATCGGCCGCAGCGCCCAAGAGTTTGTTCATCCCGAGGATTTGCCGGCCATCCGGGAACTCAATCAGTTTGTCGAACAATGGCCGGCGGTTTCCACCATCACGTACCGGGCGCGGTGCAAAGATGGCGGTTATATTTGGCTGGAAACCACCCACCGCATTGTCCGCGATCCCAAAATGGGGATGGTGGTTGAAATCATTGCCGTTTCGCGGGATATCACCCAGCGCAAAGCCGCCGAAGACGCCCTGCAACAGGCGCACGACAAACTGGAAGAGCGGGTGCAAGAACGCACGGCCGAATTGGCCAAAACCAACCTGGCCCTGGGCCGCTTTGTGCCGTATGAATTTTTATATTTTCTGGGGCACGAAAGCATTGTGGAGGTCAACCTGGGCGACCAGACCCAGCAAGAAATGACCGTACTCTGTTCAGATATTCGCGATTTCACCGGCCTCTCGGAAACAATGAGTCCGCAAGATAATATCAACTTCCTCAATGCTTACCTCCAGCGGGTCAGCCCTATCATCAGGCAGCACCACGGTTTTATTGATAAATATATTGGCGATGCCATGATGGCCCTTTTTCCCGAAAAAATTGAAGACGCCTTGCAGGCGGCCATTGCCATACAGCAAGAGGTGTTGCATTATAACCGGCATCGTCAGGAGCAAGGCTACCGACCTATCCAGATTGGGGTGGGCCTGCATACGGGCTTGCTTATGTTGGGCACTATTGGCGAGGCCCAGCGCATGGAAAGCACCGTCATCTCCGACGCCGTCAACTTGGCTTTTCGGCTGGAAGGTTTGACCAAACTGTATGGCGCGGGTATTGTTATCAGCCAGAAT
This genomic interval from Anaerolineae bacterium contains the following:
- a CDS encoding response regulator; the encoded protein is MSEQTVMAQAGILVVDDNLANLRLLAKMLAEHGYKIRPATTGRMALSAAQTEPPDLILLDIMMPELDGYEVCAQLKANERTRDIPIIFISAMSDVADKVKAFAVGGVDYIPKPFQVAEVLARVETHLAMHRLQKELQAQNEALQKENLRRMRVQDALRESRERYRLLAENSTDMISTQTPQGVYRYVSPACRTLLGYEMEEIIGRSAQEFVHPEDLPAIRELNQFVEQWPAVSTITYRARCKDGGYIWLETTHRIVRDPKMGMVVEIIAVSRDITQRKAAEDALQQAHDKLEERVQERTAELAKTNLALGRFVPYEFLYFLGHESIVEVNLGDQTQQEMTVLCSDIRDFTGLSETMSPQDNINFLNAYLQRVSPIIRQHHGFIDKYIGDAMMALFPEKIEDALQAAIAIQQEVLHYNRHRQEQGYRPIQIGVGLHTGLLMLGTIGEAQRMESTVISDAVNLAFRLEGLTKLYGAGIVISQNSLFSLDQPTRYRFRFLDRVQVKGKTEAVSVFEILDGCPPEIADLKLKTLEDFEKGLLHYHGQEFAQARTHFEQVLKHNPADKAARFYLKRATHFNQYGVPPDWEGVEELTEK